A stretch of the Sylvia atricapilla isolate bSylAtr1 chromosome 30, bSylAtr1.pri, whole genome shotgun sequence genome encodes the following:
- the TMEM79 gene encoding transmembrane protein 79: protein MAAVDPILPPEEVALLEMGKVVLDKVPPAPDEHLGDPDATLPWDRCQHNTQDQSELVETKKHSSPEESREDLEEAVPTCPTVEAEDEEVPQLPVMAAHVFVPIDPQCIEQSPLKQKQHPTPWSGEESRGKHVPCSDRPSSLRHKQVLLPLGPSRYQDPLGFEGRMTKPPAEGSQCPCARDCGIDNLKAVASVAGALLLCPCLIYGAYVFLPFDAPLLPTISARLVYTLRCAAFATFPIVLGMIVSAISRLCSSALEPFGELQREVEIHRTYVSQSVHLFILYFFNMAVLATYLPQELLKLIPLLTGLFAISRLIFWMSYAIGRSFRAFGFSMTFLPLLAMLLWNLYSMFVLEPENLLSVAAPTPEGHPKESRAKLRHWG, encoded by the exons ATGGCTGCTGTGGACCCTATCCTGCCCCCCGAGGAGGTGGCCCTGCTGGAGATGGGGAAGGTAGTCCTGGACAAagtgccaccagccccagaTGAACACCTGGGGGACCCTGATGCCACCTTGCCATGGGACCGGTGTCAGCACAACACCCAGGACCAGTCAGAACTTGTGGAGACGAAGAAGCATTCAAGTCCTGAGGAGAGCCGTGAAGACCTAGAGGAAGCTGTTCCCACATGCCCCACAGTCGAGGCTGAAGATGAGGAAGTCCCCCAGCTGCCTGTGATGGCAGCCCACGTCTTTGTCCCCATCGACCCCCAGTGCATCGAGCAGAGCCCCttaaagcagaagcagcacccCACCCCATGGTCTGGGGAGGAAAGCAGGGGGAAACATGTTCCCTGCAGTGACAGGCCCAGTAGCCTCCGCCACAAGCAGGTTCTCCTCCCCCTTGGCCCCTCACGCTACCAGGACCCACTGGGCTTTGAGGGGCGCATGACCAAGCCCCCAGCTGAGGGCTCGCAGTGCCCATGTGCCAGGGACTGTGGCATTGATAATCTCAAGGCGGTGGCATCAGTGGCAGgggccctgctcctctgcccttgCCTCATCTATGGGGCCTACGTCTTCTTGCCCTTCGatgccccactgctgcccacCATCAGCGCCCGCCTGGTCTACACATTGCGCTGTGCTGCCTTTGCCACCTTCCCCATCGTCCTGG GAATGATTGTCAGCGCCATCTCCcgcctctgctcctctgccctggagccCTTTGGAGAGCTCCAGCGGGAGGTAGAGATCCACCGCACTTACGTCTCCCAGTCCGTCCACCTCTTCATCCTCTACTTCTTCAACATGGCCGTGCTGGCCACCTACCTCCCACAGGAGCTCCTCAAGCTCATCCCACTGCTCACAGGGCTCTTTGCCATCTCCCG GTTGATTTTCTGGATGTCCTACGCCATTGGCCGCTCCTTCCGTGCCTTCGGCTTCAGCATGACCTTCCTGCCGCTCCTGGCCATGCTGCTCTGGAACCTGTATAGCATGTTTGTCCTGGAGCCTGAGAACCTCCTCTCTGTGGCAGCGCCGACACCCGAGGGCCACCCCAAGGAGAGCCGAGCCAAACTCCGGCACTGGGGATGA